ATTAAAGCAGTTTCCCCCGACATCCCGGTAATCTTCATTTCCGCCCGGGATGCAGGCTTAGACAGGGTAATCGGCCTGGAGAAAGGGTGTGATGATTACTTACCTAAGCCTTTCTTGCCCAGGGAACTGGTCATCAGAACCCGTAAGCTGTTGGAGCGCATCTATAACAATACTTCTGTTACCAGTATCAGCACAAAAGTATTTTCACATCCTCCTTACCTAATTGATGAAAGCAGGAGAATTGTTACGATCCAAAATGAGAAAGTTGAATTAACTTCTAAGGAATTTGACCTCATGTTATTTTTTATTAAAAATCAAGGACAAGCATTGTTGCGGGAACAAATTTTAAACCATATCTGGGGTGAGGATTACTTTGGCACGGACCGGGTTGTAGACGACCTCGTGCGGCGCCTGCGCAAAAAAATGCCGGATTTGCGCATAGAAACTGTCTATGGGTATGGCTATAGACTGGTGAAAGCGTAATGAAAAACCGTCCGCTGGCTATACAAATCTGGATCGTATTCGGGGTTACGTTATGCCTCTTATTAATTTTAGCACTTATCTTAATTCCTTGGACACTGCGTATTTTTTTCACTCGCGAAATATACGTTACAATAGAAAATGCGCAAGCGCTCTTACTGGAATACGGTGAGACAGGCAAATTATTTCAACAAATGCCTCCAAATGAAAGAAACGAACAATTTAGGAACATGCGCAGGGTTAACCATGTAATGTTTTTTGCAGATGGCCGGCTTTTTTCCCCGAACTTTTTGGAACCAACTTTGTTAGAGCAGCTTAGACAGGAAGCTTTTGTTCAGAAAAGTGATACCGGTCGTTATTCCAAAAGTGTAAATACGAGAAGGTTATTTTATGTTATTAGAAAGGTAAAAGTGAGTGGACATGATGCTTATCTGCTGTCCTATATGTGGGAGACATACCGCAACGATCTGGTAAAAAAGCTATTTAGTCAACTGATGTTTATTATGGTTGGTGCGCTCCTTTTAAGTTGGATACCCTCTATTTGGTTTGCCAGATACCTGACCAGACCGCTTGTGGCACTGGAAAAGTATGTAAAGCGTGTCTCCGAGAGGGATTGGCATGAACCCCTGCAGTTAGAGCGTAAGGATGAAATTGGGAGGCTGGCTGAATCTATTGAGCGCATGAGACTTCAGCTTCTGCAGCATGATGAAACACAGCGTTCTTTTTTGCAACATATTTCCCATGAACTAAAAACTCCTGTAATGGTCATTCGCAGCTACGTGCAAGCAATACGCGATGGTATTTATCCAAAGGGGGATCTGCCAAGTACAGTTGAGGTTATAGATAATGAATCAGAAAGGCTAGAAAAACGTATTCATGATCTTTTGTATCTGACAAAACTGGATTACGTTTCCAAACAAGAGCCTGTACGGGATAATATAGATCTGGCAGAGCTGGTAGACGAAATAGTTGACCGGTTGCGCTGGCGTCGCCCCAACTTAAATTGGGCATTAGACCTGATACCTGTGGAGATTCAAGGAGACCGTGAACAGTGGACTGTAGCCATGGAAAATTTATTGGACAATCAAATTCGTTATGCGGAAAACACTGTAGAAATTTCGTTGGCAATGATTTCGGGGAATGAAAAGGCAAAAGCGTTAGTAAGAATTTGGAATGATGGCCCACCACTTGAACCGGGAGTGGCCGATACGCTATTTGACCAGTTTCGTAAAGGCTCTGATGGAGAATTTGGCCTTGGTTTAACTATTGTACACCGCATTGCTAATCTTCATCATGCGAAAGTATGGGCTTGTAATGAAAAGGATGGAGTAGCATTCTATTTGAAAATATAAAGCTGTCTGCATTATTATATTTTTTATCAAGTATCAGCCAGGCGGAAGAATTTAGGACACACCCTTTGATTTTTAGGTGTGTCCCTTTGATTACAGAATAAGGCAGTTAGAAAACTTTTTTGCTGTTCATGTACTCCTGCACATGAACCAGTGTTTCACCGAAACGCTGGAAATGTACTACTTCCCTTTCCCGTAAGAATCTTAAAGCGTCGATAACCCCGGGGTCGTCTGTTAAATTGATTAAATTTTCATAAGTTGCCCGGGCTTTTTGTTCTGCGGCCATGTCTTCATGCAGGTCGGCTACGGGATCGCCCAGAGCTGCTATATATTTGGCCGACCAAGGCACCCCGTTAGCATCCACCCAGAAGAGGGCCCTGTCGTGTTGGGCGTAATGTCCTCCCAGTCCCGCTTCTTTCAGAACTTCGATAGGGGCATCTTTGATTAACTGATAAACCATGGTCGCCACTATTTCCATATGGGCTAATTCCTCAGTACCGATATCAGTCAGGATACCTTTTGCCCTGTTGGTAGGCATGCTGTAGCGTTGATTTAGGTAACGCAAAGAGGCAGAAAGTTCCCCGTCGGGTCCGCCATACTGGGTAATCAAATATTTTGCCATTTGTACGTCGGGTTTAGTAATGCGCACAGGATATTCCAGTTTTTTTTCATAGACCCACATTCCAAGCCCTCCTTAATAGCTGAATTCCCAAGGCCAAGGATCTTCTATCCAACGCCATGGATATTGGCTGGGTGAATAACCATAAACGGTTAAAGGTCCATAACGGTTTTCATAAGTTCTTTTTAAAGCATTAAGCTCTTGAGTTACGCGATTATATTCGACAAGAGGTTCTCTTTCGCCAGGGTGCGTATCCAGATACAAAGTCAGTTCAATTGCTACAAACTCAAGCTCTTGAATTCTCCGCAGCATTTGAACTTGTTCGCGGTACATCAATTAAACCCCCTCCCGTTTGTGATAGGGCCTGTATAGCTCTGGAAAAAGTGTTCCTTTCTCTAAGGCTTCCTGCGGGTTAAAGATCCTGCCGTATCTTTGGTAAGGAATGTAGGCTTCAGCTAATCTTAGCCGCGGTGAGTAACTTTCGTGTTCATTGTGATACTCCGGTGCTTGATATTCTTTTTCCATGGTTTCCCTCCTTAATTACAATCCTAGTTTAGTATATTACAAAAGATGGCATGGTGTTACATTTCAGAGGATTTCTGGTAATCAGAAAACTATTTGTTTATAGAATGTAGTGGAAAATGGTCGAAACTAGCCAATGTGGAACGACTTACGGGGCAGGCATAAATATTTGTTATTGACAAAGTTGTCCTATGGTGGTATGATATCAATAACATAACTTAATAAAATACCTCATCTCTGTGAGGTGAGGTAGAGGCGCGAAGGGTCAAGAGTACTTATAAGGATTATGGGAATAAGGTGAATTATAAGGAAAGGGGCATTCGCCGAAGTTCAATGGCTTCCCAGGCTGTTGAGCTGGGTCTGCATTTAAGAAATGCAGGACTGTCACCCGGTTTTATCCTGGAAACCGGGTGGAGCACTATCTCACGTACAGGAAAGAGGTGGGCACATACCGAATTTTTGCGGCTATGGGTGTTGCTCATAGCCGTTTTTATTTTACTAAATAAGGGGCGATATAAATGAAATTACATGGCACGATGAAAATAAATAATCAAGGCCATTTAGAAATTGGTGGCTGCGACACCGTGGAATTAGTTAAAGAATATGGCACTCCCCTGGTTGTCTTGGATGAAGCTCTGTTCCGGCAAACCTGTCGCCAATATTACCATTATTTTGTTGAACGTTTTCAGAATGCTGAAGTTATTTATGCCAGTAAGGCTTTTATCAGTCCTGCTGTTTGTAAGATTATTGAGGTAGAAGGCTTGGGACTGGATGTTGTTTCGGGAGGGGAATTATATACCGCCTTACAGGCGGATTTTCCGGCCCGAAAGATATATTTTCATGGCAATAACAAAAGCCCGCAGGAATTGTCCATGGCCCTTGAGGCCAAGGTTGGCCGGATAGTGGTTGATAATTTTTATGAGTTAGAAATGTTAGATAAAATGGCTGAACTTTTCAAGGTTAAGGCGGATATATTATTGCGGATAACCCCTGGTATTGAGGCCCATACTCATGAATTTATTAAGACAGGACAAATTGACTCTAAATTTGGGTTTACTTTACCTAACGGGCAAGCTCTGCAGGCTGTGCGGGAAGCTATAAATTTGCAGAATATCAAGCTGCGGGGTTTGCATTGCCATATTGGCTCACAAATTTTTGAAATGGAATCTTATCGCCATGCAGCACAAGTCATGATGGGCTTTGTGAAAACCATCAAGAAAGAGCTGAACTTTGTAACTGAAGAACTAAATTTAGGGGGAGGCTTTGGCATTTATTACAAAGAAGGTGATACTCCTGCCCAGATTAAGGTTTACGCTGAAACTGTTATGAACACTGTCAAGGAACAAGCAAAACACCTGGGTTTAACAATGCCTAAAATTATAGTTGAGCCCGGTCGTTCCATTGTGGGCCCTGCGGGAACAACGCTTTACTCCGTGGGTTCGATCAAGGAGATCCCCGGCGTTCGCAAGTATGTAGCCGTAGACGGTGGAATGGCAGATAATATCAGACCTGCCCTTTATGGGGCAAAATACGAAGCCATCCTGGCCAACAAATGCACTCATCCAGCTGAAGAGACGATTTCAATTACGGGCAAATGCTGCGAGTCCGGAGATATGTTGATTCATGATATTATGCTCCCTAAGGCAGAGGCTGGAGATGTTTTAGCAATTTCTTGCACCGGAGCATACGGATACTCAATGGCTAGCAACTATAATTCCCTTGGCAAACCGGCGGTAGTTTTAGCTGTCGACGGCCATGCGGATTTGATCATTAAAAGAGAAAGCCATCAGGATTTGCTCAGGAACCACATTATTCCGGAACGGTTGCAAAAAGGAAAAACTATGTCATTTGCCTCAATGGGTTAAAAAAAGCAAGGAAAAAGTTTCCGCACTACACTTGTCAAGCTGTCAAACTATTTTACCACAGCGTGGACAAAGCTAGCGCGCCAATCAGGTGTGCGTACCCGTTTTGCCCACGCTTTTTTTATTTTTATAAAGGATGTGTTGCCTATAGCGTCTCTCCCGGCATATTTGCACAATCAGGTTTTGTTGAAGTAGTTTATGAAAACATGATATAATCTATAGAAATGCAAGACGAGACTGAGCGGTAAAAAAATGCTTTGGGGAGTGGTGGGATGTTTTTCGATAGCTGGATCGAAATTTTAGTAGGCATACCGGCAATTTTATTGGCTATAACTTTTCATGAGTTTGCCCATGGAAAAACCGCAGCAATTCTAGGTGATCCAACACCTGAAAATGAAGGTAGGCTTTCACTGAATCCCCTTAAGCATTTGGATCCTTTGGGAGCATTGATGCTGCTGGTGGTAGGCTTTGGTTGGGCCAAGCCTGTACAGGTAAACCCGTTTCATTTTCGCGGTGACCGGCAAAAGGGAATGCTATACGTAGCCCTGTCCGGACCGCTGATGAATCTAATTCTCGCGTATTTAAGTACGGTTGCCGTAAGAATAGTAGGTCTGCATTCCGGAATTCTGGGAATGTTTTTCTATTATTTGATGTGGTATAATGCAATGCTGGCAGTGTTCAACTTGGTTCCTTTACCACCCCTGGACGGTTCAAAAATCCTGGCCGGATTATTGCCGCGCAGTCAGGCCGCAGCCATTTACCGTTTGGAGGCATATGGCCCCATGATTTTGCTGCTTTTGCTGGCTACGGGTGTATTAGGAAGGCTTATTGGTCCGTTGGTAGATTTTGTAATCCAGCTGCTGACCACAGCCGCAGGATGGGGAATATTCTAAAGCTGAAAAGGAGATTGAAAATGAGCAAAGGTATCATTTTGAGTGGTATGCGTCCAACAGGCAAGTTGCATATAGGTCATTTAAGCGTCCTGGAAAACTGGGTGAGATTACAAAGTGAGTATGAATGTA
This region of Zhaonella formicivorans genomic DNA includes:
- a CDS encoding response regulator transcription factor, with amino-acid sequence MSYRIFLVEDDGNLNALLASYLNKEGWEVHTFLTGEEARQVIYDRPHLWILDIMLPDVDGYQLISEIKAVSPDIPVIFISARDAGLDRVIGLEKGCDDYLPKPFLPRELVIRTRKLLERIYNNTSVTSISTKVFSHPPYLIDESRRIVTIQNEKVELTSKEFDLMLFFIKNQGQALLREQILNHIWGEDYFGTDRVVDDLVRRLRKKMPDLRIETVYGYGYRLVKA
- a CDS encoding sensor histidine kinase; amino-acid sequence: MKNRPLAIQIWIVFGVTLCLLLILALILIPWTLRIFFTREIYVTIENAQALLLEYGETGKLFQQMPPNERNEQFRNMRRVNHVMFFADGRLFSPNFLEPTLLEQLRQEAFVQKSDTGRYSKSVNTRRLFYVIRKVKVSGHDAYLLSYMWETYRNDLVKKLFSQLMFIMVGALLLSWIPSIWFARYLTRPLVALEKYVKRVSERDWHEPLQLERKDEIGRLAESIERMRLQLLQHDETQRSFLQHISHELKTPVMVIRSYVQAIRDGIYPKGDLPSTVEVIDNESERLEKRIHDLLYLTKLDYVSKQEPVRDNIDLAELVDEIVDRLRWRRPNLNWALDLIPVEIQGDREQWTVAMENLLDNQIRYAENTVEISLAMISGNEKAKALVRIWNDGPPLEPGVADTLFDQFRKGSDGEFGLGLTIVHRIANLHHAKVWACNEKDGVAFYLKI
- a CDS encoding manganese catalase family protein; its protein translation is MWVYEKKLEYPVRITKPDVQMAKYLITQYGGPDGELSASLRYLNQRYSMPTNRAKGILTDIGTEELAHMEIVATMVYQLIKDAPIEVLKEAGLGGHYAQHDRALFWVDANGVPWSAKYIAALGDPVADLHEDMAAEQKARATYENLINLTDDPGVIDALRFLREREVVHFQRFGETLVHVQEYMNSKKVF
- a CDS encoding spore coat protein CotJB gives rise to the protein MYREQVQMLRRIQELEFVAIELTLYLDTHPGEREPLVEYNRVTQELNALKRTYENRYGPLTVYGYSPSQYPWRWIEDPWPWEFSY
- a CDS encoding spore coat associated protein CotJA, producing the protein MEKEYQAPEYHNEHESYSPRLRLAEAYIPYQRYGRIFNPQEALEKGTLFPELYRPYHKREGV
- the lysA gene encoding diaminopimelate decarboxylase; this encodes MKLHGTMKINNQGHLEIGGCDTVELVKEYGTPLVVLDEALFRQTCRQYYHYFVERFQNAEVIYASKAFISPAVCKIIEVEGLGLDVVSGGELYTALQADFPARKIYFHGNNKSPQELSMALEAKVGRIVVDNFYELEMLDKMAELFKVKADILLRITPGIEAHTHEFIKTGQIDSKFGFTLPNGQALQAVREAINLQNIKLRGLHCHIGSQIFEMESYRHAAQVMMGFVKTIKKELNFVTEELNLGGGFGIYYKEGDTPAQIKVYAETVMNTVKEQAKHLGLTMPKIIVEPGRSIVGPAGTTLYSVGSIKEIPGVRKYVAVDGGMADNIRPALYGAKYEAILANKCTHPAEETISITGKCCESGDMLIHDIMLPKAEAGDVLAISCTGAYGYSMASNYNSLGKPAVVLAVDGHADLIIKRESHQDLLRNHIIPERLQKGKTMSFASMG
- a CDS encoding site-2 protease family protein, coding for MFFDSWIEILVGIPAILLAITFHEFAHGKTAAILGDPTPENEGRLSLNPLKHLDPLGALMLLVVGFGWAKPVQVNPFHFRGDRQKGMLYVALSGPLMNLILAYLSTVAVRIVGLHSGILGMFFYYLMWYNAMLAVFNLVPLPPLDGSKILAGLLPRSQAAAIYRLEAYGPMILLLLLATGVLGRLIGPLVDFVIQLLTTAAGWGIF